GCCCGGCCTCGATCGAGTACAGCCAGAACGACGCCTGGGGTATGCAGGGGGCCGGCGGCGGGGCGGCGGGCGGAGCGGCCGGCATCAACAGCCGGACCAACGAGGACATCCAGGCCAACACCCTGGAAGTCTGGTCTTATCCCTACCAGCAGTACCTCGTCGCCTACGCTTTCAACTTCCAGCCTCCGAACAAATGGAAGGCCGTCTCGATGACCGCCGGTGGGGCGCGCTACATCGGTGACCTGGAGTCGATGAACCGGATGGGCGTGTGGGGCCCCAAGGATCCCGACGGCTACACCCGCAAGCTTGACGAGCTTCTGGCCATCAAATAGTTCGGTTGACACGCCGTTCGGGTATTCGCAATAATAGGTCCTCTTGACGAGGAGGACCGCATGATTCTGACGTCCCGTTCGCACGCCTGGAAACGCATTCTGTCCGTGGGCCTGCTGCTTCTGGCGGCCGGCCTGATCAGCGCCTCGGCCGCCAAGGCGCCCCAACCGACCTCGCCCTGGGCCAAGCCCTGGCCGGCGGAGTTCGACGGCTGCACCAGCATCATGGTCGGCCGCCTGGCCTCGGCCGACGGCTCGGTCATGACCGCCCACACCTGCGACGGCAACTACCGCCAGTGGGTCGCCATCGTGCCCCACGGCAAGTTCCCGGAGGGAGCCAAGAACAAGATCTATTCCGGACTGATGCACACCGAGACCCCGGTCGAGATGCGCAACGTCAAGCCAACCGGCGAGATTCCTCAGGTGGCCGAGACCTATGCCTTCATGAACACGGCCTACCCGTGCATGAACGAGGCCGGTCTGGCCATCGGCGAGACGACCATCGGCGGCCGCCGGGAGCTCTTCAACCCCGAAGGCCAGCTCATGATCGAGGAGATCGAGCGGATCGTCCTGGAGCGCTGCAAGACCGCCCGCGAGGCCATCAAGCTGGCCGGCGAGCTGATCAAGACCTACGGCTACGGCGACTTCGGCGAGTGCATCACCATCGCCGATGCCAAGGAAGTTTGGCATTGCGAATTCATGGGCGAGGGCCCGCTGCAGAAGGGCGGCGTCTGGGCCGCCGTCCGCATCCCTGACGACCAGGTCGGCATCTCGGCCAATATCCCGCGCATCAGCGAGATCGACCTCAAGAACCCCGATCGCTACATGGCTTCGGAGAACATCTTCAAGGTGGCCCAGGACATGGGTTGGTACGATCCTGCGAAGGGCGAGCCCTTTAAGTTTTGGAAGGCTTACAGCGGCATGAAACCGTTCATGATCCGCGAGTTCTACGTTCTCAGCACCCTAGCCCCTTCGCTCAACCTGAAGATGGACATGGCCGAGCTTCCGTTCTCCGTCAAGCCCGAGAAGAAGCTCTCCATCAGCGACGTTCTCAAGTACTACCGGGAAACATACGCCGGAACCGAGTGGGATCCGACCAAGAACCTGATGGTTCCGCGCCGCCAACAGATGCGCCGGCCCGGCTCTGAACCGGCCCAGCCGACCGCTCCGGCCCCGGCCCCCGAGATGGTCAAAAGCCCGCTGGCCCAGCCGTTCATCTCCGGCGACCTGGCCCAGCTCGTCAACGCCCTGAAGCCCGGGACGGTTTCCAATAGCCGGGCCATCGCCATCAGCGGCTGCGCCTACGCCACGGTGCTTCAGTGCCGGGCCAACATGCCGCCCGCGATCGGCACGGTCTGCTGGTTTGCCTTCGACAATCCCGGCTTGAGCGTGCGCATCCCCATCTATGCCGGGGTCACGGAGCTCCCTCCGAGTTTCGCCATCTGCGGCCAGTGGCGCTACCGGATGGATGCGGCGCCCTGGGTCTTCCGCCGGACCAATCGCCTGGCCACCGTCAAGTGGGGCGCGGCCGAGAAGATCATGATGGACAACCTGGCCGCCTTCGAGAAGAAGGCCCTGCTGGAGATGCCTCTGGTCGAGAAGACCTACCTGGAACTGCTGGCCTCCAAGACGCCCGAAAAGCTCCCCTTCACTCCGGCCCAGTACCTGACCAAGTACACCAACGACTTCGCCTACGCGGCCATGGGCAAGTCCATCGAGCTGGGCGACCAGTTCATGTTCCTGCTCCGCGGCGGGTTGTAAGCCGCGATTCCGTAGACGGACCGGCCCTCCGCCTCGCCTCGGAGCGATCCTCCGGGGCGGGGGGAGGGCTTTTTTTTAGTAGAGGTCGATGCCCCGGACGCTGCCGTTGAAGCGGTCTACGGCGCAGCGGAAGTTCATCCGGATGCGGCCGCGGTCGCGAGCCGAACGGTAAAAGGTGATCCGGCCGAAGACCTGGGCTTCAACCCGGCTGAGGGCCCGGATGTCGAGGGAGGACATGCCGGGCTGGGCGTCGCGCCCATATCGCCGGATGACGTAGTCGTAGACCGCCTGCCGGGCCATGTTCAGAATCTCGCCTCGCGACAAGCCGCGGTCGTAGCCGTAGCGGCCATAGGGGCCGACGCAGGCCGACGCGGCCAGGAACAGAACGAGAACAAGGAGAATCCATTTGCCCGCGGGGCGGGTTGCGCTGAAGAGCGGATTGATCATCGGTCAACCTCCTGAACGGATTTTCGAAGCCTCCGCCGGAGACTGAAAGCCCCCTTGCGAAAGGGCCCCTTCCGACGCCTTCATAATGCCGCGAAGCCGGGCCCTTGTCAAATGGCGGCGGGCGTGCTACCTTCTTTCTTCGGTCTGCGGCCCGCGGGACGCGCGGAGCGGGCCGGACTTGCGACGACGAACCCGCTCTGCGGATGCCGGTGGCGGGACCGCCCGGCGTCCGGAAGGAGACCCGCCATGGCCAAGTTCGAAGGCATCCGTTGGGCCGACAAACAGCTGCGCTTTCTCCTGACGGACAAGTCCGTCCAGATCCTTCCCGGGGACGCGCCGGTGGCCGCCTGCTCGCGCTCGACCAACTATGCCATCTTCCTGGCCTTCGAGGGCATCCGCTTCTTCTGCCGGAAAAACGCGGCCGGCCGCCTTGAGGTCGTCTTCCTGAACTGGGATAGGAACCTGGAGCGCTTCCGCCGCGGCATGGCCTTCAACATCGGGGCCGATCAGGAAGCGCTCGTCCCGACCCGGGAGGAGATGGAGGAGGTCTTTGTCCGGCGCTATTTCGCGGATCCGGCCATGCGCCCGTTCTTCGAGGAAATGGCGGCGATGGGGGCTCAAGGCTACCTTCGTCCGTTCACGATCGACGAAGAGCAGTCGATCGGCGTCACTTATCCCGCCCAGCCCGCCATCCGGGTCCTGGCCAGCCGGTATGACCATTACCTGGGCGAGCCGTTCGAGGGGGTCGTCATTCCCCATCTGGTCCGGGCGGTCGCGATCAACGCTATGGGCTGCCTCAAGCTGGGCGTCAACTATGTCGTCAGCATCAAGGCCATCGAGGCGGCCCGCAAGATCCATCCGGGGGCGGCGGCCGCGCTCTTCCTGGACGATCAGACCCATATCCCCATCGAAGACCGGCACATTACGGAGTGGGACACGTCCTGCTGCCTGTTTGCTTTCACCGACGGGACCGTCGTCAAGATTCCCGAAAGCAATCTCATCCTGCCCTCGATCACCATCCAAGGCATCACCGCGATCCTCCGCCACCGGGGGGTCGCGGTCGAGGAGCGCCATCTGCCCTACGGCGAGCTTGTCCGCCGGGCCGAGACCGGCCAGCTCGTCGCCGTCTGCAGCGTCGGCACCGCCGGCATCCTCAACCGCTGTGCCGGGCTCGTCCTGGTCGACGGCAAGGGCGGGCGCCGCAGCCTGCATCGCCCCGATCCCACGCATCCTCTCTACGCCGAGCTGGCCGAAGCCCGGGCGTATTATTGGGACATCTACAAGGGGCTGGCTGAGCCCCTGCCCGGGATGAATCTGTTCCGGTACGAAATCTAGTATTTCCAGCTCGTCAGGTCCGCCCCCAGCGGCGCCGTCTTGCGCATCCGCTCGACCGCCTGGGGGATATACATTTGATGATAGCGCAGGCGTGATAAGGCGTTCGGCCGAGTCGGGTCGCCGTTCCAGCAATGCTCGGCCCGGTCGCCGTAGGCCACGTCGCCCGCGTAATAAGGGTCCTTGGTGCTCTTCAGGAATGATTCCACGAGATACACCGCGTTGTTGAGATAGTAGTTGTCCATATCGCCGACATAGATGCGGATCTTGCCCTGGAGCTTGGGGCCGAGCGTCTTCCAGTCGCGTTGGAGAATGGCCCCTAGATCATAGTGCTCCTTCCAATAGGCCGCCACCTGGGGGTCGATCACTCCGGTCCGCTTGTCCCAGATGGGCTTGGGGTAGCCGTCCGCTCCGACCGGGGAGAAGACCGCCTGCCAGATGTCCCACTGATCGCCCGATCGGCCCTTCGAGGCGATGGCCAGCTCACGGTGGTTGGCCTGCTCCAGGGTGGTGGCGACTTCGCCCAGGTAGTTGCGCAGGCCCGGGCGCGGCGTCTTCTTCCATGGGCCGTCCGGATAGTAGGCGTTTTTCTGGGAATAGATGTCGACGACCGTATAGGCCCGGAAGTCAATCGGGTCGGGGCATGCGGCGACGCAGCCGTTGAACTCGTCGGGGTAGAAGACCTGGGAGGCCAATGCCTCCCAGCCGCCGGTGGATCCGCCGTAGAGATAGCGGGCCCAGCCCGCGCCCAGGCCGCGGAAAGTTTTTTCGATATAGGGGATGAGCTCATAGACGATCGCGTCGCCGTAAGGCCCCAGGTTGGCCGAGTTGACGGCATAGGAATCATCATAGTAAGGGTTGGCGTGCTGAATCTCCATCAAGATGGCCCGGGGGAAGTCCTTGCCCGTCCAGTCCTTGTAGAACTGATAGGCGTACTCCTCCTGGATGCGGTTGTAACCCGGCAGGTGAAAGCGGTCGCTGTAGTCGGGCTTCAGGTTCGGATCGGGCGGCTCCTCCCGGAAGCCGTCCACCGTATACGGGAAATGGCCGTGGTAGACGATCAGGGGATAGCGTGCGTTTGGATGTTCGTTGAACCCCTCGGGCAGGAGCAGGCAGGCGCCCAGCTCCACCGGGCGGCCCCAGAACGCCGACAGCTTTTCGCTGCGGATCTTGATGTGCTTGACGTGTTTGGTGTCCCGGGGCGGGGCGATCGGCGGAATTTCCTTGTTCAGAGAAAGGCTGATGGTTCGCGAGGCCATCGGGTCGATGGTGATCTTTTCCGGCGCGCTGTAGAGGTTGCCCGGCTTGGCGTTCCAGCGCTGGCCCTCGCCCTTGTCGGGCGGGAGTTTGACGGTGTGGCCGTCGGAACGAGTATACGTCTCGTAACGGTTGAACAAGGCTTGGACGTAGTATTCCCCGGCCGGGAGGTCGGCCAGGCTGGGCAGGGGATAGCCGAAGACCGAGGCGTCGATGACGGCCTCCGTTCCGGGAGCCAGCCCGTCGACGTCGATCCCGAAGACGATCTGGGTCGCGGCTCCGTCGCTGACCTGAAACCGCGGCTCGGCCGAACCGTCGTTGGAGATGAGAAGCAGGATTCGGCCGTCCAGCGGGGCGGCGCTCCGCTCGGCCGGGAAGGAGACGGCGAATTTCAACAGGACGCTGGCCTTGCCGTTAGCGGCCGGCTGGCAGGAGAAGGCGGCGAGCAACAGCACGGCCAGTCCCGTGATCCGAGCGAACTGCGAGCGGAGGCGGCTTAGGATGTTCGACATGGCATTTCCTCCTTGTATTCGGTAGGCGCGCGGCCGAGCGGGGACTTCTTCTGCCCGGCTTGGCCCATTACAATGCCGACGGGGCCGGCTTGTCAATTCCTCCGCGCCGTCGTTACGACGGAGCTTCGGTCGGGGGGGCGGGGGCTTTCTGAGGAATTTTTTCGTGGTCATAGCGAGTCCTGCCCAAAGGGCAGAGAGTGGCTATCTCAACGTTGGCAGGGAACGAGGTTGCCGCGTCATCGCCTTCGGCGAGGACGCGCAACGACAAAAAATCCCGCAAGGTCGCCGGTCCAATTCGGATTTGGAAGAAACAACTAATTTTGGGTTAGAATGAATCCATACTCTGCTGGAAGCGCACTCTCGGGAGGTGAGCCCATGCCGTTCGGGAAAGCCGTTCTTCTCTACGCCCTGACCGTTCCGGTTTTCTTCGCCGTTGATATGGTCTGGCTGGGGCTGATCGCGAAGCCTTTCTATGCCAAGCATATCGGTCACCTGATGGCGGCCAAGGTCCGCTGGACGCCGGCCCTGATCTTCTATTTCCTGTATATTGCCGGCATCATCTTCTTTGCCGTGCTGCCCGCCTTGGAGAGAGGAGGGCTTGGCCGGGCGGTCCTATCCGGCGCCTTGCTGGGGCTTATCGCCTATGCCACCTACGACCTGACCAACCTGGCGACGCTGCGCGATTGGCCCGTCCAGGTCACCGTCATCGACCTCGTCTGGGGAATGGTCTTGACCGGATCGGTCGCCGCGGCCGGTTTCGGGATCGCGGGGAAAATTCTCTGAGGGGATCTCCCCCCATCCGCGCTGGAACGGAAGCCCGTCCCTCTGATAGAATCCTCCCCATCCGGCCCGGCCGGAAACAGGAGGCGACATGATTCCGTTCGTCCTCGCATTATCCCTGGCCCTGGCCGCCCCGCCCGTCCGTCCCGCTGCGCCGGAAGTGAATCCCCGGGTCATCCTTCGAACCGAAATGGGGGATATCACCATCGAGGTCGCCGTCGATCAGGCTCCCCTCACCGCGGCCAATTTTCTTCGCTACGTGGATGCGGGCCGTTACAATGGAACAGTCTTTCATCGGACTGTGACCCCGTCCAGTCCCCGCAACAAACCGGTGCCGATCGCGGTTATCCAGGGCGGCCAGGTTGTCGGCGACAAATCCTTTCCGGCCATCGCTCTCGAGCGGACAAGCGCCACCGGACTCCGGCACGCCGACGGAGCGGTCTCCATGGCCCGCTCGGGGCCGGACACGGCGACATCCAGCTTCTTCATCTGTGTCGGCGACCAGCCCGAGCTCGATTTCGGCGGCAAGCGCAACGCCGACGGGCAGGGCTTCGCCGTTTTCGGGCGGGTCGTCGCCGGGACGGAAGTCGTGCGCCGGATTCACCAGTCCCCGGTCGATGAGCGGGAGCTTCTGACGCCGTCGATCCGCATTCTCACGGCGTCCCGCGTCCCGCCCATGTGACGGCCGCGAAGTCGATCAGGAGATGAACATGAAAAAATGCGTTTATGCGACGATCCTGCGGCGGGCCTTGGCCGGGGTCCTGCTTCTCCCCTTTCTGGCGGGCCTGCTGGCCGCCCAGCGGGTCGGCTTCTCCAAGGAAGAATTCGTCCGTCGGCGCCAAGCCCTCTGCGAGCGGACCAAGGACGGCCTGATCGTCCTCTTCGGCGAGGACAGGCCTCCCGCCGGGGCTCCTTCCCGGCAGGATAACGACTTCTTTTACCTCTGCGGCGTCGAGGATCTGGGCGCCATCCTGGCCATGAACGCCCGCACGGGGGAGACTAATCTTTTTCTGCCCCGACAATCGGCGCGCGAGGAGATGGTCAGCGGCGCCAATCTGCTTAAGGACGAGTCGGCCAAGGCCCGACTCGGCCTGGCCAACCTCTATGATGTCGGCTACTTCGACGAATACCTGGCCCGTATCCTGCCTGGAGGAAGACCGCTCTGGCTTCGCCTCCAGCCGGGCGACACGGCGGACAACGCCCGCAGCGAAGTCCTCATCTTTGAAGCCCGCAAGAACCGGACCCATTACAACGCCCAGATGACCCGCGATGATTTCCGCATCGAGCGGTTGCGCGAGCGGTATCCCGCCGCGGAGCTGAGGGATGTCACGCCGTTCCTGGATGCCCTGCGGGCGGTCAAGAGCCCGGAGGAGATCGCCGTTATGCGCCGCAACGGCAAGCTTTCGGCCGAGGCCGTGCGGCAGGCCATGCTGGCTTCGCGGCCGGGCGTCTTCGAATATGAAATCGAGGCCGCGGCCCGATACGTGACGCTCAAGGGCGGGGCCAGCGGGATGGCCTTCGCTCCCATCGTCGGCTCGGGTCCCAACACCTGCGTCTGGCATTACGACCAGAACGGCCGCCAGACCAAGCCCGGCGACCTGGTCCTGATGGACTTCGGGGCCGATCTCGACCATATGGCCATGGATATCACTCGGACTTGGCCCGTTTCAGGCGTCTTCAGCCGCGAGCAGCGCGAAGTCTACGAGATCGTCCTGGCCATCGAACAGGCTTGCATCGAAGCCTACAAGCCCGGCGCTACGACGGCCGACGTCCAAGTCCACGTGGCCGAGGTCCTCAAGCGCAAGGGGTTGGACGCCCGCGGCGAAAGGGGCGGGTTCGGCCATTTCGTCGGCTTGGGGACGCACGACGTCGGGCCCCGGATCGCCAAGCTCGAGGAAGGCATGATCTTCGCCATCGAGCCGGCCTTGTATTATCCGGAAAAGGCCATCGGTATCCGGATCGAAGATACGGTGCTCATCACCAAGGACGGCTGCGAAGTCCTGACCCGCGACGCCCCTAAAGAGATCGCCGACATCGAGAAGCTCCTCGGCCGCCGCTGACCGGGGAATCGCGCCGAAAACAGGAGGAAAGCATGAAACGCATCGTTCGCATGTTCGCCCCGCTCATTCTGGCCGCGGTTTTGGCGGCCCAGACGGCCGCCCCAGCCCAGAAGCCGGACGGCGAGCCGGATCGGATCACCCTCCAGCACATCCTGATTTCGTTCCTGGGAAGCGCCGGGACCGTCCCCGACGTCACCCGGACCCAGGCTGAGGCCAAGGCCCTGGCCGAAATGATCCTCGGCCTGGCCCGCCAAGGCGGGGATTACGGAGCCCTGGTCAAGCAGTATACCGACGACCGCGCGCCCGGCATCTACAAGATGGCCAATTTCGGCGTCGACCCGATCCAGGGCCCGCCGAGCAAGAAGGAATACGCCCGGGCCAAGATGGTGGCCGCCTTCGGCGACGTCGGATTCAAGCTCAAGGTCGGGGAGGTCGGGCTGGCGGTCTACGACCCGATCAAGTCTAAATATGGCTGGCATGTCATCAAGCGGCTGGAATAATCTCCGGCCGAAGGCCAAGGGAACGCACCCATGAGAAACTCGTCGCATCGCTGTCGCTTCGGATACGGGTTCGCTCTGATCCTCCTCCTGGCCGGCTTGGCCGCGGCCCAGTCCCGGGGGCTCAAGCTCATCCGGGCGGAAGACATGAGCCGCTGGCTGGAGTTCCTGGCCGCTCCCGAGTTCGAAGGCCGCAACTCGCCCTCGACGCCCTACACCATCGCTGCCCGTTATGTCGCTCTGGAAGCCCGGCGGATCGGACTCAAACCGCTTCTGCCCGGCGGCGAATGGTTTCAGCCCGTGCCGGTGGAAGTGACGACTGTTTCCGCGGCGAAGTCCCGCCTGCGCGTCGTCGGCTCGGGCGGCGAACAGACGTTTTTCTTTCCCCAGTCTTTCGTCGCCAATCCCCGCGGGATGAACGAAGGGACGGCGTCCGGCGGGCTTGTCTTGGTTGAACCATGGCCCGCCCTTCCGGCCGCCGAGCTCGAAAAGGCGTTGAACGCCGTTGGCCTGGATTTCCGGGGCAAGATCGTGGTGACGCTCGCCTCGACCCCTCCCGCCGCCGCTTCATCCCAGGCCGGCGGCACGGCCGCCATGATCCTGGCGCGATTCCTGCGGAGCAAAGGGGCGGCGGGTATGGTCACCATCATCACCCCCGAAAGAGAGAAAAACCTGGCCCAGAAAGGGCTTTGGTTCGATGTCGGCGAGCGGCTACGCTTCCCGGATATCGACACCTCGATCCCCGGCTCCGCGGCGCCGGCCGTCGCGGCGCCCGGCGCCGGCGCGGCTCCCGCTCCCTTCTATCA
This Candidatus Aminicenantes bacterium DNA region includes the following protein-coding sequences:
- a CDS encoding GWxTD domain-containing protein, encoding MKSARWILLFTAAAVLSGCAMNMLPSKDPWYAQHYFLMQKFEQDAYRAMSENGRLEFQKIFWAERAPAARAEFDRRLAYIDQTFRRENSAQPWNTDRARIYLLNGSPASIEYSQNDAWGMQGAGGGAAGGAAGINSRTNEDIQANTLEVWSYPYQQYLVAYAFNFQPPNKWKAVSMTAGGARYIGDLESMNRMGVWGPKDPDGYTRKLDELLAIK
- a CDS encoding C69 family dipeptidase; translation: MILTSRSHAWKRILSVGLLLLAAGLISASAAKAPQPTSPWAKPWPAEFDGCTSIMVGRLASADGSVMTAHTCDGNYRQWVAIVPHGKFPEGAKNKIYSGLMHTETPVEMRNVKPTGEIPQVAETYAFMNTAYPCMNEAGLAIGETTIGGRRELFNPEGQLMIEEIERIVLERCKTAREAIKLAGELIKTYGYGDFGECITIADAKEVWHCEFMGEGPLQKGGVWAAVRIPDDQVGISANIPRISEIDLKNPDRYMASENIFKVAQDMGWYDPAKGEPFKFWKAYSGMKPFMIREFYVLSTLAPSLNLKMDMAELPFSVKPEKKLSISDVLKYYRETYAGTEWDPTKNLMVPRRQQMRRPGSEPAQPTAPAPAPEMVKSPLAQPFISGDLAQLVNALKPGTVSNSRAIAISGCAYATVLQCRANMPPAIGTVCWFAFDNPGLSVRIPIYAGVTELPPSFAICGQWRYRMDAAPWVFRRTNRLATVKWGAAEKIMMDNLAAFEKKALLEMPLVEKTYLELLASKTPEKLPFTPAQYLTKYTNDFAYAAMGKSIELGDQFMFLLRGGL
- a CDS encoding alpha/beta hydrolase-fold protein, which produces MSNILSRLRSQFARITGLAVLLLAAFSCQPAANGKASVLLKFAVSFPAERSAAPLDGRILLLISNDGSAEPRFQVSDGAATQIVFGIDVDGLAPGTEAVIDASVFGYPLPSLADLPAGEYYVQALFNRYETYTRSDGHTVKLPPDKGEGQRWNAKPGNLYSAPEKITIDPMASRTISLSLNKEIPPIAPPRDTKHVKHIKIRSEKLSAFWGRPVELGACLLLPEGFNEHPNARYPLIVYHGHFPYTVDGFREEPPDPNLKPDYSDRFHLPGYNRIQEEYAYQFYKDWTGKDFPRAILMEIQHANPYYDDSYAVNSANLGPYGDAIVYELIPYIEKTFRGLGAGWARYLYGGSTGGWEALASQVFYPDEFNGCVAACPDPIDFRAYTVVDIYSQKNAYYPDGPWKKTPRPGLRNYLGEVATTLEQANHRELAIASKGRSGDQWDIWQAVFSPVGADGYPKPIWDKRTGVIDPQVAAYWKEHYDLGAILQRDWKTLGPKLQGKIRIYVGDMDNYYLNNAVYLVESFLKSTKDPYYAGDVAYGDRAEHCWNGDPTRPNALSRLRYHQMYIPQAVERMRKTAPLGADLTSWKY
- a CDS encoding DUF2177 family protein is translated as MPFGKAVLLYALTVPVFFAVDMVWLGLIAKPFYAKHIGHLMAAKVRWTPALIFYFLYIAGIIFFAVLPALERGGLGRAVLSGALLGLIAYATYDLTNLATLRDWPVQVTVIDLVWGMVLTGSVAAAGFGIAGKIL
- a CDS encoding peptidylprolyl isomerase produces the protein MIPFVLALSLALAAPPVRPAAPEVNPRVILRTEMGDITIEVAVDQAPLTAANFLRYVDAGRYNGTVFHRTVTPSSPRNKPVPIAVIQGGQVVGDKSFPAIALERTSATGLRHADGAVSMARSGPDTATSSFFICVGDQPELDFGGKRNADGQGFAVFGRVVAGTEVVRRIHQSPVDERELLTPSIRILTASRVPPM
- a CDS encoding Xaa-Pro peptidase family protein encodes the protein MKKCVYATILRRALAGVLLLPFLAGLLAAQRVGFSKEEFVRRRQALCERTKDGLIVLFGEDRPPAGAPSRQDNDFFYLCGVEDLGAILAMNARTGETNLFLPRQSAREEMVSGANLLKDESAKARLGLANLYDVGYFDEYLARILPGGRPLWLRLQPGDTADNARSEVLIFEARKNRTHYNAQMTRDDFRIERLRERYPAAELRDVTPFLDALRAVKSPEEIAVMRRNGKLSAEAVRQAMLASRPGVFEYEIEAAARYVTLKGGASGMAFAPIVGSGPNTCVWHYDQNGRQTKPGDLVLMDFGADLDHMAMDITRTWPVSGVFSREQREVYEIVLAIEQACIEAYKPGATTADVQVHVAEVLKRKGLDARGERGGFGHFVGLGTHDVGPRIAKLEEGMIFAIEPALYYPEKAIGIRIEDTVLITKDGCEVLTRDAPKEIADIEKLLGRR
- a CDS encoding peptidylprolyl isomerase, whose protein sequence is MKRIVRMFAPLILAAVLAAQTAAPAQKPDGEPDRITLQHILISFLGSAGTVPDVTRTQAEAKALAEMILGLARQGGDYGALVKQYTDDRAPGIYKMANFGVDPIQGPPSKKEYARAKMVAAFGDVGFKLKVGEVGLAVYDPIKSKYGWHVIKRLE